One genomic region from Phragmites australis chromosome 1, lpPhrAust1.1, whole genome shotgun sequence encodes:
- the LOC133913107 gene encoding uncharacterized protein LOC133913107 isoform X2 has product MHDPGLSARAAGASSSSAPYAGASAAAAGDEEDKSKNRKAHPAYARLHSSHRAAVSLLLLLIVAIATFLAGRARPSIDCALRRLDARFLAPPDAAAASDFGSLGVPWCRSKTGKTGWTSKDLLNGLEEFVPIYETRPIKNNMYGMRFDHSFGLWFMARWLKPDLMIESGAFKGHSTWVLRQAMPNTRIISLSPRHPEKYLKKGPAYVDGNCIYLAGKDFIDFGSVDWAKLLRNHGISDPSKVLVFFDDHQSELKRLKQALKAGFRHLIFEDNYDTGTGDHYSLRQICDQSYIRGGGHSCFWDSDEARLRSKRKKFWDKAVQIDDLCGEDDAWWGVRGYMRDNFNHSNKAISYKEHFQNSRLVESVMDLYWELPPVAGPSLTHQTRYDPARATDPIIEDGRYGLFRRTGLARLDASVFNGYTQMAYVQISGSMLSTDDV; this is encoded by the exons ATGCACGACCCTGGCCTctccgcccgcgccgccggcgcgtcTTCTTCCTCCGCGCCCTACGccggcgcctccgccgccgccgctggggACGAGGAAGACAAGTCCAAGAACCGGAAGGCGCACCCCGCCTACGCCCGCCTCCACTCCTCCCACCGTGCCGCCGTCTCCCTGctactcctcctcatcgtcgccATCGCCACCTTCCTCGCGGGCCGCGCCCGGCCGAGCATCGACTGCGCGCTGCGGCGCCTCGATGCGCGCTTCCTCGCCCCCCCAgatgccgccgctgcctccgACTTTGGCTCCCTCGGCGTCCCCTGGT GCAGATCAAAAACAGGGAAGACGGGATGGACTTCCAAAGACCTACTTAATGGATTGGAAGAATTTGTGCCAATATACGAGACACGTCCTATCAAGAATAACATGTATGGAATGCGATTTGACCACAGCTTTGGGCTTTGGTTTATGGCTCGCTGGCTTAAGCCGGATCTTATGATTGAGAGTGGTGCTTTCAAGGGGCACTCAACTTGGGTTTTGCGGCAGGCCATGCCAAATACTAGGATTATATCACTCTCTCCTAGGCACCCTGAGAAATATCTGAAGAAGGGGCCAGCATATGTTGATGGGAACTGTATTTATCTTGCTGGGAAGGATTTCATTGATTTCGGAAGTGTTGATTGGGCAAAACTATTGAGAAATCATGGTATTTCTGATCCCAGTAAGGTGCTTGTTTTTTTTGATGACCACCAAAGTGAGTTGAAAAG GTTAAAGCAGGCACTCAAAGCTGGATTCCGACATCTTATATTTGAGGACAACTATGATACTGGTACAGGCGACCATTATTCCTTGAGGCAGATCTGTGATCAATCATACATCAGAG GTGGTGGACATAGCTGCTTTTGGGATAGTGATGAAGCAAGATTAAGATCGAAACGGAAAAAGTTTTGGGATAAGGCTGTGCAGATAGACGATCTATGTGGAGAGGATGATGCATGGTGGGGTGTTAGAGGTTACATGCGAGACAATTTCAACCATAGCAACAAGGCCATCTCATACAAAGAGCATTTCCAGAACAGTAGGCTTGTTGAATCTGTAATGGATTTGTATTGGGAGCTTCCACCTGTTGCTGGTCCATCCTTAACACATCAAACAAGGTATGACCCAGCACGTGCAACTGACCCTATCATCGAAGACGGTCGCTATGGCTTGTTTCGAAGAACCGGTCTAGCAAGATTAGATGCATCAGTGTTCAACGGTTACACTCAGATGGCATATGTTCAGATATCAGGCTCAATGTTGAGCACAGATGACGTCTAA
- the LOC133913107 gene encoding uncharacterized protein LOC133913107 isoform X1, with amino-acid sequence MHDPGLSARAAGASSSSAPYAGASAAAAGDEEDKSKNRKAHPAYARLHSSHRAAVSLLLLLIVAIATFLAGRARPSIDCALRRLDARFLAPPDAAAASDFGSLGVPWCRSKTGKTGWTSKDLLNGLEEFVPIYETRPIKNNMYGMRFDHSFGLWFMARWLKPDLMIESGAFKGHSTWVLRQAMPNTRIISLSPRHPEKYLKKGPAYVDGNCIYLAGKDFIDFGSVDWAKLLRNHGISDPSKVLVFFDDHQSELKRLKQALKAGFRHLIFEDNYDTGTGDHYSLRQICDQSYIRGLWLPILDSECPRYNKCCMCILFNGGGHSCFWDSDEARLRSKRKKFWDKAVQIDDLCGEDDAWWGVRGYMRDNFNHSNKAISYKEHFQNSRLVESVMDLYWELPPVAGPSLTHQTRYDPARATDPIIEDGRYGLFRRTGLARLDASVFNGYTQMAYVQISGSMLSTDDV; translated from the exons ATGCACGACCCTGGCCTctccgcccgcgccgccggcgcgtcTTCTTCCTCCGCGCCCTACGccggcgcctccgccgccgccgctggggACGAGGAAGACAAGTCCAAGAACCGGAAGGCGCACCCCGCCTACGCCCGCCTCCACTCCTCCCACCGTGCCGCCGTCTCCCTGctactcctcctcatcgtcgccATCGCCACCTTCCTCGCGGGCCGCGCCCGGCCGAGCATCGACTGCGCGCTGCGGCGCCTCGATGCGCGCTTCCTCGCCCCCCCAgatgccgccgctgcctccgACTTTGGCTCCCTCGGCGTCCCCTGGT GCAGATCAAAAACAGGGAAGACGGGATGGACTTCCAAAGACCTACTTAATGGATTGGAAGAATTTGTGCCAATATACGAGACACGTCCTATCAAGAATAACATGTATGGAATGCGATTTGACCACAGCTTTGGGCTTTGGTTTATGGCTCGCTGGCTTAAGCCGGATCTTATGATTGAGAGTGGTGCTTTCAAGGGGCACTCAACTTGGGTTTTGCGGCAGGCCATGCCAAATACTAGGATTATATCACTCTCTCCTAGGCACCCTGAGAAATATCTGAAGAAGGGGCCAGCATATGTTGATGGGAACTGTATTTATCTTGCTGGGAAGGATTTCATTGATTTCGGAAGTGTTGATTGGGCAAAACTATTGAGAAATCATGGTATTTCTGATCCCAGTAAGGTGCTTGTTTTTTTTGATGACCACCAAAGTGAGTTGAAAAG GTTAAAGCAGGCACTCAAAGCTGGATTCCGACATCTTATATTTGAGGACAACTATGATACTGGTACAGGCGACCATTATTCCTTGAGGCAGATCTGTGATCAATCATACATCAGAGGTCTCTGGCTTCCGATCTTAGattcagaatgtccaagataCAACAAATGCTGCATGTGCATTTTATTTAATG GTGGTGGACATAGCTGCTTTTGGGATAGTGATGAAGCAAGATTAAGATCGAAACGGAAAAAGTTTTGGGATAAGGCTGTGCAGATAGACGATCTATGTGGAGAGGATGATGCATGGTGGGGTGTTAGAGGTTACATGCGAGACAATTTCAACCATAGCAACAAGGCCATCTCATACAAAGAGCATTTCCAGAACAGTAGGCTTGTTGAATCTGTAATGGATTTGTATTGGGAGCTTCCACCTGTTGCTGGTCCATCCTTAACACATCAAACAAGGTATGACCCAGCACGTGCAACTGACCCTATCATCGAAGACGGTCGCTATGGCTTGTTTCGAAGAACCGGTCTAGCAAGATTAGATGCATCAGTGTTCAACGGTTACACTCAGATGGCATATGTTCAGATATCAGGCTCAATGTTGAGCACAGATGACGTCTAA
- the LOC133913124 gene encoding CRS2-associated factor 1, chloroplastic-like, with the protein MAAAPLTSRSLLVPPQRSHPRLPASLRLSHHKQPSTDPKRRRHPVPSHPAFSAAVRRRAKKIPIPDNDKPAAGIRVTDRGLSYRLDGAPFEFQYSYTEAPRSRPVALREAPFLPFGPEATPRPWTGRKPLPKSSKELPEFDSFVLPPPGKKGVKPVQSPGPFLAGMEPRYQAASGEEVLGEPLTREEVAELVNGSLKTKRQLNIGRDGLTHNMLENIHSHWKRKRVCKIKCKGVCTVDMDNVCQQLEEKVGGKVIHRQGGVIFLFRGRNYNYRTRPSFPLMLWKPVAPVYPRLVKKVPDGLTPDEATEMHKRGRQLPPICRLGKNGVYVNLVKQVREAFEACDLARVDCSGLNKSDCRKIGAKLKDLVPCILLSFEFEHILMWRGNDWKSSLPPLEENNFEVTKAKEHFSGKELNEKVKHSGTVLTQIELSGNATYLKNCNLGEGEEKSKDSMKANLASDMMLASATEVPGLFNSIGISGTEPSAHTPLEYSPLNPVNDFMDPSLKSALHCRSIPLDKSENRDLVEKSLDYSARSEHSPDDLEPPPCITSIGDELETKRKDNKGIKGRNVLNSSSKMPSYMDGVLLLLKRAIDSGKALVLNENEFVDSDLVYQKSVAFTKSTPRGLVFEHTQRRSSARRNRPDKHVGIKKHLVENKVSSHVEMKDNANGRLAMQTNDHAQEFLSDVVPQGTLRVDELAKLLA; encoded by the exons ATGGCGGCCGCCCCACTGACCTCTCGCTCCCTCCTCGTCCCGCCCCAGCGATCCCATCCACGGCTGCCCGCCTCCCTCCGCCTCTCCCACCACAAGCAGCCTTCCACCGACCCTAAGCGCCGCCGACACCCCGTCCCTTCGCATCCGGCCTTCTCTgcagccgtgcgccgccgtgccAAGAAGATCCCCATCCCAGACAACGACAAACCCGCCGCCGGCATCCGCGTTACCGACCGTGGCCTCTCCTACCGCCTGGACGGCGCGCCATTCGAGTTCCAGTATAGCTACACAGAGGCCCCACGCTCACGACCTGTCGCGCTCCGCGAGGCCCCGTTCCTGCCGTTCGGACCCGAGGCCACGCCACGCCCGTGGACGGGGAGGAAGCCGCTGCCCAAGAGCTCCAAGGAGCTGCCAGAGTTCGACTCGTTCGTGCTGCCGCCACCGGGCAAGAAAGGGGTGAAGCCCGTGCAATCGCCGGGACCGTTCCTCGCCGGGATGGAGCCGAGGTACCAAGCGGCGTCCggggaggaggtgctcggggaGCCCCTCACCAGGGAAGAGGTCGCCGAGCTCGTCAACGGGAGCCTCAAGACCAAAAGACAGCTCAATATCG GTAGGGACGGTTTGACACACAATATGTTGGAGAACATTCATTCACATTGGAAGAGGAAGAGAGTTTGCAAGATAAAGTGCAAAGGTGTCTGTACGGTTGATATGGATAATGTCTGCCAACAGCTAGAG GAAAAAGTTGGAGGAAAAGTAATACACCGCCAAGGGGGTGTCATATTTCTTTTTCGTGGTAGAAACTACAATTACAGGACTCGCCCAAGTTTTCCACTTATGCTCTGGAAACCTGTTGCACCAGTGTACCCTCGCCTTGTTAAGAAGGTCCCAGATGGCTTAACTCCAGATGAGGCCACAGAAATGCACAAGAGAGGACGTCAATTACCACCAATTTGCAGACTTG GGAAAAATGGTGTTTATGTTAACCTTGTGAAGCAAGTTAGAGAAGCATTTGAAGCATGTGATCTTGCCCGCGTTGATTGCTCAGGACTTAACAAAAGTGATTGCAGAAAAATTGGAGCTAAACTGAAG GATCTAGTTCCGTGTATCTTACTGTCTTTTGAGTTTGAGCATATATTGATGTGGAGAGGAAATGATTGGAAATCATCTCTTCCTCCAttagaagaaaataattttgaagTGACAAAAGCGAAAGAACATTTTAGTGGCAAAGAATTGAATGAAAAGGTTAAACATTCAGGAACTGTTCTGACCCAGATTGAGTTGTCTGGTAATGCAACATATCTCAAGAACTGCAACTTGGGTGAAGGTGAAGAAAAATCGAAAGATTCCATGAAGGCTAATCTTGCCAGTGATATGATGCTGGCTTCTGCAACGGAAGTCCCTGGCTTGTTTAATTCTATAGGTATATCTGGTACTGAGCCCTCAGCACACACTCCATTAGAATATTCACCATTAAATCCAGTAAATGATTTTATGGATCCATCCCTGAAGTCAGCATTACATTGCCGAAGTATCCCATTGGACAAGAGTGAAAATAGAGATCTGGTTGAGAAGTCTCTTGATTATTCTGCAAGATCTGAACATTCTCCAGATGATCTGGAACCTCCCCCCTGTATAACGAGCATCGGTGATGAATTGGAGACTAAGAGGAAAGACAACAAAGGTATAAAAGGCAGGAATGTTCTAAACAGCAGTTCTAAAATGCCTTCCTATATGGATGGAGTGTTACTTCTTTTGAAACGGGCCATTGACAGTGGCAAGGCACTTGTTCTGAATGAAAATGAGTTTGTTGATTCTGATCTGGTGTATCAAAAGTCTGTTGCATTCACAAAGTCAACTCCACGAGGACTGGTTTTTGAGCATACACAAAGGAGGTCCAGTGCCAGGAGAAATAGGCCAGACAAGCATGTAGGAATTAAAAAGCATCTTGTAGAAAATAAAGTATCTAGTCATGTTGAAATGAAAGATAATGCCAATGGACGATTGGCAATGCAGACAAATGACCATGCACAAGAGTTTCTATCAGATGTGGTTCCACAAGGTACCTTAAGAGTGGATGAACTAGCGAAGTTACTAGCTTAG